The Oscillatoria sp. FACHB-1407 genome window below encodes:
- a CDS encoding response regulator transcription factor, whose protein sequence is MVVAHPPSKIIRVLVADDHPVVRDGLAAVLNTKPCIDVVAQVSNGREVVEQFRQHQPDV, encoded by the coding sequence ATGGTAGTTGCTCACCCTCCATCAAAAATTATCCGTGTTCTTGTAGCAGATGACCATCCAGTCGTCCGAGATGGATTGGCGGCAGTGCTCAACACGAAGCCTTGCATAGACGTTGTTGCCCAAGTTAGCAATGGTAGAGAGGTTGTTGAACAATTCCGACAACATCAACCTGATGT
- a CDS encoding GAF domain-containing protein, producing the protein MDTALAKLHDRLAALEQENARLRSRLESCERSYAVSQAEVARYRQPKQDEREPARQAEPDEWVSTGSSSLEHHLLETTAEVARVLLTLTPLNAAVNTALGMLGEALDTDRINVIENFDSFCDSPFPSWRVLEYEWTSPETMSQYGNSQAAQGSYEEIPDLFEQLRQGQIVSFLIEEAPEPFRSAQMEIGVKATHVVPFFVEGQWWGLLGLDDCRETKQRSAAELSVLKIAADCIGSAIERDRTQQALLQAEQERTYSATQHSQELERLNAELQQTLDHLTESEQRYRQLMELASEGIFRVEYEQPIPIHLPVEEQAKQIYQQFRYAEHNLAFAQMYGYDEPDALVGTPLAHVMEAPENAAQMEQFVRNGHQMRNQETVEVDRFGQKRYFLNNGFSIIRDSYAIGGWGTQIDITELRETQQALLEAEQERVTKLAKANEELQQRDRLLEATATAANILSTVTNFDEAVNTALQILGEAIDTDRIAVLENFDVPSERLPHWRVLYEWDAAHTSSQLSHPDATEGRYEDSEEWYKQFIQGQGVSYLLEEMPEGLRVDLEKVGVKATNAVPIFVEEQFWGVLGFDDCRQVKQRSSAELSVLKIAADCMGSAIQQQRTQQALLQAEQAQVAELKKANEALARTSQRLSEQPDLSAFLSHVALEAIAQLNADSAMISMLDKQHQTLRAVAHVEQGRIASGLGAEMPINEAEFVNLLLETRKPRYFDLEREAHLFWPGAIAYHQQRHHQAVIAVPLFAGAEFLGHLGLAFTHTNPISEQSSELLYALAQQAALSIQLTRLAEEAKQAAIAREQKKAAQERATELARSNEALQQTIDTLGSLSSFDEFIPAVLRIVAQTFNATDCGYYEHSQDEIVYLRYWFSQGTVLNPTELQLLDPQQNSVLLQLINGFTVPPEHLHGTTVRDRTHPVVINHTTANTVPEFHAFAVSQGWELELNQPLLVEGEADGALIIYRKLNQPFTEAEILLAEALAKQLALAMQASRLSDQARDRAVETAIAREQEKAAQERAAELTKANDALQATIDAMAEIEDLDEFIPAVLKIVAQTFQAGQTENCAYYEHSIDSRVYLRYWLFENHVFRPEALLALDGERFALMRRLAGGFTVPDAYLGTPVRERTQAVILDHVAGTPDAEFDEFTCANGWHMELNVPLVVDTCAEGALVIYRRADEQFTPAEVTLAESLGKQLALAMQASRLATESKSKAVEAAIAREQEKAAQERAAELAKANEALKRSLDALAKDPELDQFLVHVLREITQQVNLCTVYLFMYDPDSNTLTLRISLKDNQVHFGSLPDDPPLFSQPFSTDISSAWQYSLSHRKFIFQPVEAEDERTWDETKAWHVANGHSAHGGITLVAGNQPVGYLGMAWRCKKSIAVEQAELIEALANQVTLAIQLTQLAEEAKQAAIFQERSYIATEVHDTLAQDFAGVLMQLQAFTALNPLDSNQAQIHFTRAQDLCKRGLVEARRSVWCLQQDSDQYSHLLGLVQHFTEQLSVSSPMPIHFESQGEPYPINPEFGRHLLRIVQESLANAIRHANAHAIQVQLLYTPEQIAIEIQDDGCGFDSQNPPPSGFGLQGMQQRASLIGAQLTIISQPGHGTAIMVNLPIA; encoded by the coding sequence ATGGATACAGCACTGGCTAAACTCCACGATCGCCTCGCTGCCCTAGAACAAGAAAACGCCAGACTGCGATCGCGCCTTGAGTCGTGCGAACGTTCCTACGCAGTCTCACAAGCAGAAGTAGCCAGATATCGACAACCAAAACAAGACGAGCGAGAACCAGCAAGGCAGGCAGAACCCGATGAGTGGGTCTCTACTGGCAGTTCTTCTTTAGAGCACCACCTGTTAGAAACGACCGCAGAAGTTGCTCGCGTGTTATTAACGCTCACGCCTCTGAATGCGGCAGTCAATACTGCTTTAGGAATGCTTGGTGAGGCATTAGACACCGATCGCATTAACGTTATAGAGAATTTCGACTCGTTCTGCGATTCACCCTTCCCTAGCTGGCGGGTATTGGAGTACGAGTGGACTTCACCGGAAACGATGTCACAGTATGGGAATTCTCAAGCAGCCCAAGGCAGCTATGAGGAGATTCCTGATCTGTTTGAGCAGTTACGTCAAGGACAAATCGTTAGCTTCTTGATTGAAGAAGCTCCAGAACCTTTCCGCAGTGCCCAAATGGAAATAGGGGTCAAGGCAACTCACGTCGTTCCATTCTTCGTGGAGGGTCAGTGGTGGGGATTACTGGGACTAGATGACTGTCGTGAGACAAAACAGCGTAGTGCAGCCGAACTGTCCGTGTTGAAAATTGCTGCTGATTGTATTGGTAGTGCCATTGAGCGCGATCGCACTCAACAAGCTCTCCTACAAGCCGAACAGGAGCGGACATACAGTGCTACGCAGCACTCGCAAGAACTCGAACGACTCAACGCTGAATTACAACAAACCCTCGATCACCTGACAGAGTCGGAACAGCGATACCGCCAACTGATGGAACTTGCTAGCGAAGGTATTTTTCGAGTGGAGTATGAACAACCCATTCCCATTCACCTTCCCGTTGAGGAGCAAGCTAAGCAGATTTATCAACAGTTTCGGTATGCAGAACATAACCTTGCCTTTGCTCAGATGTATGGCTATGACGAACCTGATGCTTTAGTAGGCACACCATTGGCTCATGTGATGGAAGCTCCTGAAAATGCCGCGCAAATGGAGCAATTTGTCCGGAATGGGCATCAGATGAGAAATCAGGAAACAGTAGAGGTTGATCGCTTTGGGCAGAAACGGTACTTCCTCAACAATGGATTTAGTATCATCCGAGATAGCTATGCGATCGGTGGGTGGGGCACTCAGATTGATATCACTGAACTTCGAGAAACCCAGCAAGCGTTACTTGAAGCAGAGCAGGAGCGAGTCACAAAACTCGCAAAAGCCAATGAAGAGTTACAGCAGCGCGATCGCCTTTTAGAGGCAACAGCAACTGCGGCAAATATTCTGTCTACAGTTACCAACTTTGACGAAGCAGTCAACACTGCCTTACAAATCCTTGGAGAAGCGATAGACACCGATCGTATTGCAGTGCTTGAAAACTTTGATGTTCCTTCTGAACGGCTTCCCCACTGGCGGGTTTTGTATGAGTGGGATGCTGCTCATACTTCATCGCAACTTTCTCATCCCGATGCAACTGAGGGACGTTATGAGGACTCAGAAGAATGGTACAAGCAGTTTATTCAGGGACAAGGGGTTAGCTATCTGTTAGAGGAAATGCCAGAAGGGCTTCGGGTTGACCTGGAAAAAGTGGGTGTCAAGGCAACGAATGCTGTCCCTATTTTTGTGGAAGAGCAGTTTTGGGGTGTACTCGGCTTTGACGATTGCCGCCAAGTAAAACAGCGGAGTTCGGCAGAACTGTCTGTGCTCAAGATTGCTGCTGATTGCATGGGGAGTGCCATCCAACAACAGCGAACTCAACAAGCTTTACTACAAGCAGAACAGGCGCAAGTCGCAGAACTGAAAAAAGCGAACGAAGCACTTGCCCGCACCTCTCAACGCTTGTCAGAGCAACCTGACCTCTCTGCTTTTCTAAGCCATGTGGCACTGGAGGCGATCGCTCAACTGAACGCAGATAGTGCCATGATATCGATGCTAGATAAACAGCATCAAACACTACGGGCTGTCGCTCATGTGGAGCAAGGGCGGATTGCGTCTGGTCTGGGAGCAGAGATGCCTATCAATGAAGCTGAATTTGTTAACCTGCTTCTAGAAACACGCAAACCTCGCTACTTTGACCTGGAGCGAGAAGCCCACCTGTTTTGGCCTGGGGCGATCGCCTATCACCAACAACGCCATCATCAAGCTGTCATTGCTGTGCCTTTATTTGCAGGGGCAGAATTTCTGGGTCATTTGGGACTAGCATTCACCCATACAAATCCAATCAGTGAACAGAGCAGTGAATTGTTGTATGCACTAGCTCAACAAGCCGCTTTATCCATTCAACTAACACGATTGGCAGAAGAGGCAAAACAAGCGGCGATCGCCCGTGAACAAAAAAAAGCCGCACAAGAACGAGCGACTGAATTAGCTCGCTCTAATGAAGCATTGCAACAAACAATCGATACTCTCGGTTCTTTAAGCAGTTTTGATGAGTTTATTCCCGCAGTATTAAGGATTGTGGCACAAACGTTTAATGCAACTGATTGCGGTTACTACGAACATAGCCAAGACGAAATTGTCTACCTGCGCTACTGGTTCAGTCAAGGAACAGTATTGAACCCAACGGAACTGCAATTGCTCGATCCACAACAAAATTCTGTACTGCTTCAGCTAATTAATGGTTTTACAGTACCACCAGAGCATCTGCATGGTACAACCGTCCGCGATCGCACTCATCCAGTAGTTATTAATCACACAACTGCCAATACAGTGCCTGAGTTTCATGCTTTTGCAGTCTCTCAAGGTTGGGAATTGGAACTCAACCAGCCACTCCTGGTGGAAGGCGAAGCGGACGGGGCACTGATCATCTACCGCAAGCTAAACCAGCCTTTCACAGAGGCAGAAATCTTGCTCGCTGAAGCACTTGCTAAGCAACTTGCCCTGGCAATGCAAGCCAGTCGATTGTCTGACCAAGCCCGTGATCGTGCTGTAGAAACTGCGATCGCCCGCGAACAAGAAAAAGCGGCACAAGAACGTGCAGCAGAGTTGACAAAGGCAAATGATGCGCTTCAAGCCACGATCGATGCAATGGCAGAAATCGAAGACTTAGATGAATTTATCCCTGCTGTTCTGAAAATTGTGGCTCAAACCTTTCAGGCAGGTCAAACTGAGAATTGTGCTTACTATGAACACAGTATTGACAGCAGAGTTTATCTTCGATACTGGCTGTTCGAGAACCATGTCTTTCGCCCTGAAGCGTTGCTGGCATTAGATGGCGAACGCTTTGCATTGATGCGTCGCTTGGCGGGCGGCTTCACTGTACCAGATGCCTACTTAGGAACTCCTGTGCGGGAACGCACACAGGCAGTCATCCTGGATCACGTTGCTGGTACACCAGATGCAGAATTTGATGAATTTACCTGCGCCAACGGTTGGCATATGGAATTGAATGTGCCGTTGGTAGTGGATACCTGTGCGGAAGGTGCATTAGTGATTTACCGTCGGGCAGATGAACAGTTCACTCCAGCCGAAGTTACTCTGGCAGAATCGTTGGGTAAACAACTGGCATTGGCGATGCAGGCAAGTCGCTTGGCGACAGAAAGTAAGTCTAAGGCAGTTGAAGCCGCGATCGCCCGCGAACAAGAAAAAGCAGCACAAGAACGGGCAGCAGAGTTGGCAAAAGCGAATGAGGCACTGAAGCGATCGCTTGATGCCTTAGCAAAAGATCCAGAGCTAGATCAATTTCTAGTTCATGTTTTGAGAGAAATCACACAACAAGTGAATCTATGTACAGTTTACCTGTTCATGTACGATCCTGATTCAAATACATTGACGTTACGTATCAGTCTCAAGGATAATCAAGTCCATTTTGGCTCACTCCCTGATGATCCACCTCTGTTTTCTCAACCGTTTAGCACTGATATTAGTTCTGCCTGGCAGTATTCTTTATCACATCGTAAATTCATTTTTCAACCTGTTGAAGCTGAAGATGAGAGAACTTGGGATGAAACAAAAGCTTGGCATGTTGCAAATGGTCATTCTGCTCATGGAGGTATTACTCTTGTAGCTGGAAATCAACCCGTAGGATATTTAGGGATGGCTTGGCGGTGCAAAAAATCAATTGCAGTTGAACAAGCTGAATTGATAGAAGCTTTAGCAAATCAAGTAACTTTAGCTATTCAACTTACACAACTAGCGGAAGAGGCAAAACAAGCGGCGATTTTTCAGGAACGCTCTTATATCGCCACTGAAGTTCATGACACCTTGGCTCAAGACTTCGCTGGAGTGCTGATGCAATTACAAGCGTTCACTGCCCTCAATCCCCTTGATTCCAATCAAGCACAAATCCATTTCACTCGTGCCCAAGACCTCTGTAAACGTGGACTGGTAGAAGCGCGGCGTTCAGTTTGGTGTTTGCAGCAGGATAGTGATCAATACAGCCATCTGCTTGGGTTAGTGCAGCACTTTACTGAGCAACTCAGCGTTAGCTCTCCCATGCCAATTCATTTTGAGTCGCAAGGCGAGCCTTATCCAATTAACCCTGAATTTGGCAGACACTTACTGCGTATCGTGCAAGAGTCTTTAGCGAACGCTATCCGTCATGCAAACGCTCACGCAATACAAGTGCAATTGCTTTACACTCCAGAGCAAATTGCGATCGAGATTCAAGATGACGGCTGTGGCTTTGACTCCCAAAACCCACCTCCATCTGGCTTTGGGCTACAGGGAATGCAGCAGAGAGCCAGCTTAATTGGTGCTCAACTCACCATCATTAGCCAACCAGGACATGGTACAGCCATTATGGTGAATCTGCCGATCGCCTAG
- a CDS encoding ParB/RepB/Spo0J family partition protein — MKKNGTIDQEKAINQSAITVPLKEIHLPSTQPRRYFNSQSHQRLIRSIQTHGVLQPLLVRPRKVGGYELVAGERRYRAAIAAELVEVPVSVQELSDAEAIELALIENLLREELNPLEEIEGIIQLLAIRLNCPTEEVPLLLHQLQHQHKKQARQASNNVIESKEQYGEDQISALDIVETVFESLQMMSWISFVNNRLPLLNLPSDVLEALRFGRIEYTKAKVIAQLKDLEQRQQLLEQAIAQQWSLNRIREQVKALHTQPSTVPLKQRVDNTYQLLKRTKLWEHPEKQNKLETLLTELETLLQDEPQ; from the coding sequence ATGAAGAAAAATGGCACTATTGATCAAGAAAAAGCAATCAATCAGTCAGCCATCACTGTTCCACTTAAGGAAATTCATTTACCCTCCACTCAACCACGCCGATACTTTAATTCACAATCTCATCAACGATTAATTCGATCAATACAGACTCATGGAGTTCTCCAACCCTTGTTAGTGCGTCCTCGAAAAGTAGGGGGATACGAACTTGTTGCCGGAGAGCGTCGCTACCGCGCTGCGATCGCTGCCGAATTAGTTGAAGTACCCGTTTCTGTTCAAGAACTAAGCGATGCAGAGGCTATTGAGCTGGCTTTAATAGAAAACTTACTGCGGGAAGAGCTAAACCCACTGGAGGAAATAGAGGGGATCATTCAGCTACTCGCGATTCGATTAAATTGCCCAACAGAAGAAGTTCCGCTGCTCCTACATCAATTGCAGCATCAGCATAAGAAGCAAGCACGTCAAGCTTCCAATAACGTTATTGAAAGCAAAGAGCAGTACGGGGAAGACCAAATATCAGCATTAGATATCGTGGAAACGGTGTTTGAAAGCTTGCAGATGATGAGCTGGATTTCATTTGTTAACAACCGTCTGCCACTATTGAACTTACCTTCTGATGTGCTAGAAGCATTACGATTTGGGCGGATTGAGTACACTAAAGCTAAAGTAATTGCACAGTTGAAAGACTTGGAACAGCGGCAGCAATTATTGGAGCAGGCGATCGCCCAGCAATGGTCACTCAACCGAATTAGAGAACAGGTTAAAGCACTACACACTCAACCGTCTACAGTGCCACTTAAACAACGAGTAGACAACACCTATCAACTATTGAAACGAACTAAACTCTGGGAGCACCCTGAAAAGCAGAATAAGCTAGAAACACTACTGACTGAATTAGAGACACTATTGCAAGATGAGCCGCAATAA
- a CDS encoding response regulator, translating to MKTVMDISTIQVLIADDHPIVRNGLVRMIELTDGMDVIGEAETGAQAIALFHQYQPDITLMDLRMPDMTGVEAITTIRQQYSIARIIILTTYDTDEDIFRGLQAGAKGYLLKDSKMHQLLAAIRNVHAGQTYIPPEVGAKLAERMSHPQLSDREQDVLKRMAQGMNNQEIAEALHIAESTIKFHVGNILNKLGVSDRTQAVLTAIKRGFTTL from the coding sequence ATGAAAACAGTTATGGATATCTCGACGATTCAAGTCCTCATTGCAGATGATCATCCTATCGTCCGTAACGGGCTAGTTCGCATGATTGAACTAACGGATGGTATGGATGTGATTGGCGAAGCAGAAACTGGAGCACAGGCGATCGCACTATTTCATCAATATCAGCCCGACATCACGTTAATGGATTTACGAATGCCAGATATGACGGGGGTGGAAGCGATTACCACGATTCGTCAGCAGTATTCGATCGCCCGTATCATTATCTTAACCACCTATGATACTGATGAGGATATCTTCCGAGGTTTGCAAGCCGGAGCCAAAGGGTACTTACTCAAAGACAGTAAGATGCATCAACTGCTTGCTGCAATCCGTAATGTTCATGCGGGGCAGACCTATATCCCACCTGAAGTCGGGGCGAAACTTGCCGAACGAATGAGCCACCCACAACTAAGCGATCGTGAGCAGGATGTGCTGAAGAGGATGGCTCAGGGAATGAATAATCAAGAAATTGCAGAAGCCCTTCACATTGCTGAAAGCACGATTAAGTTCCATGTTGGCAACATCTTAAACAAGTTAGGAGTAAGCGATCGCACCCAAGCTGTTTTAACTGCAATTAAACGGGGATTTACAACTTTATAG
- a CDS encoding PAS domain S-box protein yields the protein MLEHGSENNTLAQLNAAIAELQQKVNSLEQENASLKSALDDRESQLQDAQIEIIELQESLDRLSASEELFRTLFEISSAALYYTEVDPPCPVDLSIDEQCEWLYRNIRVAKANRAFAEMYGVENPDELIGLKNSDVHVEESDKNAALIRMQVENDYRIHNYETEEIDFQGRRRYFLNNGVGIIKEGYLIGAWASQIDITELREAQQALLMTEQDHAIELERINQELRQTLEQLAASEEGFRTLFEVSNEGIYSTEVDPPCPINLPIEEQCDWLYRNIRVTKANRAFAAMYGVDNPDDLIGIGNADVHVPDSEKNAAFIRGTIENGYRFYHLETEEIDRQGRLHCFLNSGAYTIKDGYIVAGWATQIDITELKETQQALLETEQKRVAELANANAEILEREREKTVLLSISQTIATVRDKSDLLKLIIEQVKPLLNFHDCNIPLIKDGKYFCHLSDLALNALNINDPGKKKYLYEAGFNRKEGTVLKNSSLESIMHEVEAIGHPVIIDYEQDWTKYSDASLPQAFQNLGYKEGLATVLKTGGEIHGCLIINSLQKSCFPSEQFSLFQAIADQVAVAISNILANEAVLTQERELQRIEQERANELERRVQERTAELNYTNALLDTLFEAAPVGFAFLDFEQRYVRINQALAKINGIDAQAHIGRTVQDVLPQMTNKVTEDLRQVAETKIPVVGKEICGETPAAPGQQRYWLASYYPIRAANQQEFGLGVIILEITERKQAELQLQQLSTQLEARVQERTTQLAQTVERLNDEIAERQQLAGEIHDTLAQTFTGISVQLELAQFLMHQNLAEVEAILDRIGSLTQTGLTEARRSVWALRTVSEDYADLVQNLSYSIETMTQGVSIRTDLIISGVPYLLPPFIGRNLLRIGQEAITNVLRHAQATDLIVELTYTEDEVVLRITDNGRGFLPQETGGGFGLLGMSERADRINGQLTITSQPGDGTEILASSPNTLH from the coding sequence ATGCTGGAGCACGGTTCTGAGAACAACACATTAGCCCAGCTAAATGCAGCGATCGCGGAGCTTCAGCAGAAGGTCAACTCCTTAGAACAGGAAAATGCTTCCTTGAAGTCAGCATTAGACGATCGGGAGAGCCAGTTACAAGACGCTCAAATTGAAATCATTGAACTTCAAGAATCCCTTGATCGCTTATCGGCATCAGAAGAACTGTTCCGCACTTTGTTTGAGATTAGTAGTGCAGCCCTTTACTATACTGAGGTTGATCCCCCCTGCCCAGTTGATTTATCAATTGACGAGCAGTGTGAATGGCTGTATCGAAATATTCGGGTTGCAAAAGCGAACCGGGCATTTGCAGAAATGTATGGGGTTGAGAATCCCGATGAGCTGATTGGGTTGAAAAATTCAGATGTTCACGTTGAGGAATCAGACAAAAATGCAGCTCTAATCCGTATGCAGGTGGAGAATGACTATCGGATTCATAATTATGAGACTGAAGAAATTGATTTTCAAGGACGACGACGGTACTTCCTAAATAACGGAGTTGGCATTATTAAAGAGGGTTATTTAATTGGTGCCTGGGCAAGCCAGATTGATATTACTGAACTAAGAGAAGCGCAACAGGCTCTTTTGATGACAGAACAAGATCATGCCATAGAGCTAGAACGAATTAACCAGGAACTTAGACAAACGCTTGAGCAATTAGCAGCATCAGAAGAAGGCTTTCGAACTTTGTTTGAGGTCAGCAACGAGGGGATTTATTCTACTGAAGTTGATCCCCCTTGTCCAATCAATCTGCCCATTGAAGAACAGTGTGATTGGCTCTACCGAAATATTCGTGTCACAAAAGCAAATCGAGCATTTGCAGCGATGTATGGCGTAGACAACCCTGATGATTTGATTGGCATTGGAAATGCAGATGTTCATGTTCCAGATTCAGAAAAGAATGCTGCGTTTATTCGCGGTACGATTGAAAATGGGTACCGTTTCTACCACTTAGAAACTGAGGAAATCGATCGGCAGGGACGGTTACACTGTTTTCTTAATAGTGGTGCTTATACGATTAAGGATGGCTATATTGTCGCTGGCTGGGCGACTCAAATTGATATTACAGAACTAAAGGAAACGCAACAAGCTCTACTAGAGACTGAACAGAAACGGGTTGCTGAGTTAGCAAATGCCAATGCAGAGATCTTAGAACGAGAGCGGGAAAAAACTGTTCTTCTTTCCATTAGCCAGACGATCGCAACGGTACGAGATAAGTCTGATCTGCTTAAGTTAATTATTGAACAAGTCAAGCCACTATTGAACTTTCATGACTGCAATATTCCTTTAATTAAAGATGGAAAGTACTTTTGTCATTTATCCGACTTAGCATTAAATGCATTAAATATAAATGATCCTGGTAAAAAGAAATATTTATATGAAGCGGGGTTTAATCGAAAAGAGGGAACGGTGCTTAAAAACTCAAGCCTTGAATCGATTATGCATGAAGTTGAAGCAATCGGGCATCCCGTCATTATTGATTATGAACAAGATTGGACTAAATATTCTGATGCTTCGCTGCCACAAGCTTTTCAGAATCTAGGTTATAAGGAAGGGTTAGCTACCGTCCTCAAGACAGGTGGTGAAATACATGGGTGTCTCATTATCAATTCACTTCAAAAATCCTGTTTCCCGTCTGAACAATTTTCCTTGTTCCAGGCGATCGCCGATCAAGTTGCAGTAGCAATCTCTAACATTCTAGCTAATGAAGCAGTTTTAACGCAGGAAAGAGAATTGCAGCGAATTGAGCAAGAACGAGCCAATGAATTAGAACGACGAGTTCAAGAACGAACAGCCGAACTAAATTACACTAATGCATTGCTTGATACCTTATTTGAAGCTGCACCTGTTGGCTTCGCCTTTCTCGATTTTGAGCAACGATATGTGAGAATTAATCAAGCACTTGCCAAAATTAATGGTATTGATGCCCAAGCTCACATCGGTCGCACTGTGCAAGATGTATTGCCACAGATGACGAACAAGGTTACAGAAGATTTGCGACAGGTTGCAGAAACAAAGATCCCCGTTGTGGGTAAAGAGATCTGTGGCGAAACCCCTGCTGCTCCGGGGCAACAAAGGTACTGGTTAGCCAGTTATTATCCGATTCGGGCAGCAAACCAACAGGAGTTTGGTCTTGGCGTAATTATTTTAGAGATCACTGAACGTAAACAAGCAGAATTACAGCTCCAACAACTCTCTACTCAGCTAGAAGCAAGAGTTCAAGAGCGAACAACCCAACTGGCGCAAACTGTTGAACGATTGAATGATGAAATCGCTGAACGGCAGCAGTTAGCAGGTGAAATTCATGATACCCTCGCCCAGACCTTTACCGGAATCTCCGTTCAACTGGAGTTAGCCCAATTCTTAATGCATCAAAACTTGGCAGAGGTAGAAGCAATTCTCGATCGCATTGGTAGCCTTACTCAAACTGGACTAACGGAGGCGCGACGCTCTGTTTGGGCACTTCGTACCGTCTCAGAAGATTATGCTGATCTCGTACAAAATCTTTCATACAGCATTGAAACAATGACTCAGGGGGTCTCCATTCGTACCGACCTGATTATTTCTGGAGTACCTTATCTGTTACCACCGTTCATTGGTAGAAATCTGTTACGCATTGGGCAAGAAGCAATCACTAACGTTTTGAGACATGCTCAAGCAACTGATTTAATTGTTGAATTAACCTATACAGAAGATGAAGTTGTCCTTCGCATCACAGATAACGGTCGTGGTTTCTTACCTCAAGAAACGGGCGGTGGTTTTGGTTTACTCGGTATGTCTGAAAGAGCCGATCGCATTAATGGGCAATTGACGATTACAAGTCAACCTGGAGATGGGACAGAGATCTTAGCTAGTTCTCCAAATACACTGCATTAG
- a CDS encoding IS110 family transposase gives METNFVAYIGIDWADRKHDICLFDTATGQREYSVIGAQPQNIADWVNGLQHRYGNESIAICLEQKRDPLIYALCQYENLVLFPINPRTVSNYRRALQPSRAKSDPVDAKILIDLLLKHTHLEKSSQIAVPAGSGRKAG, from the coding sequence ATGGAAACTAACTTTGTTGCTTACATTGGCATCGATTGGGCAGATCGCAAACATGATATTTGCTTGTTCGATACTGCAACTGGACAACGGGAATATAGTGTTATTGGTGCTCAACCTCAAAACATTGCGGATTGGGTGAATGGCTTACAGCATCGATACGGCAATGAGTCGATTGCCATTTGCCTTGAACAGAAGCGTGACCCCTTAATCTATGCCCTTTGCCAATACGAGAATTTAGTGCTGTTCCCCATCAACCCACGAACCGTCTCGAACTACCGCCGTGCGCTCCAACCATCGCGAGCAAAATCTGACCCAGTGGATGCAAAAATCCTAATTGACCTTTTGCTCAAGCACACTCATCTCGAAAAGTCCAGCCAGATAGCTGTCCCAGCCGGGTCAGGGCGAAAAGCTGGATAA
- a CDS encoding TetR/AcrR family transcriptional regulator, whose protein sequence is MGRPPKEKSLTQRDIIEAAIACVEAEGETALGVNRVARELGITPPSIYKHVESGAALRRLVALEIWRRFLSLCCQSIEGISDSSALLKTVAYTARNYARSQSELYRVMTAMPLQPSESDCAPIVQSIVAFYQRVLQPYKFTELETIHAMRMLNAAFYGFVATEQAGLLTLEPSPEESYEVIINALIQAIQYIRH, encoded by the coding sequence ATGGGTCGCCCCCCTAAGGAGAAATCGCTCACTCAACGTGACATTATTGAAGCCGCGATCGCCTGTGTAGAAGCAGAGGGTGAGACAGCTTTAGGTGTAAATCGCGTAGCGCGTGAGTTAGGAATTACACCTCCATCGATCTACAAGCATGTAGAAAGTGGTGCAGCCTTGCGGCGATTGGTTGCGCTTGAGATTTGGCGGCGATTTTTATCCTTGTGTTGTCAGTCAATCGAGGGCATCAGTGATTCTTCTGCACTTCTAAAAACGGTTGCGTATACGGCACGAAATTATGCACGATCACAGTCTGAACTCTATCGCGTCATGACGGCAATGCCTCTACAGCCAAGCGAGTCAGATTGTGCGCCCATCGTTCAAAGCATCGTGGCTTTCTATCAGCGAGTACTTCAACCCTACAAATTTACTGAACTAGAAACTATTCACGCAATGCGAATGTTAAACGCTGCTTTCTATGGTTTTGTTGCAACCGAGCAAGCTGGATTACTCACGTTGGAGCCGTCCCCTGAAGAGAGTTACGAGGTGATAATTAATGCCTTGATTCAGGCTATTCAATACATTCGTCATTAG